Proteins encoded together in one Rhipicephalus sanguineus isolate Rsan-2018 chromosome 9, BIME_Rsan_1.4, whole genome shotgun sequence window:
- the LOC119405957 gene encoding S-methyl-5'-thioadenosine phosphorylase, producing the protein MAGAAKAIKVGIIGGSGLDNPDLLENRQEHRVTTPFGEPSDVLISGRIGDVNCVLLARHGRQHSVMPSKVNYRANIWALKEIGCTHVVATTACGSLCENMRPGEIVILDQFLDRTTKRASTFYDGEKDSPKGVCHISAAIPFHEGLRQVLIETVRAMKIPHHDKGTMVTIEGPRFSTRVESCLFRSWNCHVINMTTVPEVVLAKEAGLLYASIALVTDYDSWRMDVQHVDVEAVLETLKRNSTVALEVLRAALPNIAAIDWSAAIKEAQDEADRAVMK; encoded by the exons ATGGCGGGAGCGGCGAAAGCCATCAAA GTCGGCATCATCGGAGGCAGTGGGCTCGACAACCCGGACCTCCTGGAAAACCGGCAGGAGCACAGAGTGACCACGCCATTCGGAGAG CCCTCTGACGTTCTTATAAGCGGACGGATTGGTGATGTCAACTGTGTGCTGCTGGCAAG GCATGGCCGCCAGCACTCGGTGATGCCGTCCAAAGTCAACTACCGGGCCAACATCTGGGCGCTCAAGGAAATAGGCTGCACGCACGTCGTCGCCACTACCGCCTGTGGCTCCCTGTGCGAAAATATGAGGCCGGGCGAAATTGTTATTCTCGACCAGTTCCTAGACAG GACGACCAAGCGGGCATCGACCTTCTACGATGGCGAAAAGGACTCCCCAAAGGGTGTCTGCCACATCTCGGCTGCAATACCTTTCCACgagggtcttcgccag GTTCTGATTGAGACTGTGCGAGCCATGAAGATCCCGCACCACGATAAGGGCACGATGGTGACCATCGAGGGACCGCGTTTCTCGACCCGCGTCGAGAGCTGCCTCTTCCGCTCCTGGAACTGTCACGTCATCAACATGACCACCGTGCCTGAG GTGGTACTGGCCAAGGAAGCTGGCCTGCTGTATGCCTCCATTGCCCTGGTGACAGACTACGACAGCTGGCGAATGGACGTGCAGCAT GTGGACGTGGAAGCAGTGCTAGAGACGTTGAAGCGCAACAGCACCGTGGCCTTAGAAGTCCTGCGTGCTGCGCTGCCCAACATTGCTGCCATCGACTGGAGTGCTGCCATAAAGGAGGCACAG
- the LOC119404196 gene encoding uncharacterized protein LOC119404196, with amino-acid sequence MAVHEPHPGRQCRSVSFDDGKRAIIATDLDPEVDPIKLKTVVGRPPTPRPSRTDVAVTPPDEHGESSRPPSAASQTSLSSYEPPSAHKDGPALNPELLMMRLTLECAGEAAKEMAADESALRREGGEGMAEDARAAAKLMAADDLTSEGGGSCLTE; translated from the exons ATGGCCGTGCACGAGCCCCATCCGGGCCGCCAGTGCCGGTCGGTGTCGTTCGACGACGGCAAGCGGGCCATCATCGCCACCGACCTGGACCCGGAGGTGGACCCGATCAAGCTCAAGACCGTCGTGGGTCGCCCACCGACGCCTCGGCCCTCGCGCACCGACGTCGCCGTGACGCCACCCGACGAGCACGGGGAGAGCTCGCGGCCTCCCAGTGCCGCCTCGCAGACAAGCCTGTCGTCGTATGAGCCGCCATCGGCGCACAAG GACGGGCCGGCCCTGAACCCGGAACTTCTGATGATGCGCCTGACGCTGGAGTGCGCCGGCGAGGCGGCCAAGGAGATGGCGGCCGACGAGTCGGCCCTGCGGCGCGAAGGCGGCGAAGGCATGGCCGAGGACGCCCGGGCCGCCGCCAAGCTGATGGCCGCCGACGACCTGACCAGCGAGGGGGGCGGCAGCTGCCTCACCGAGTAG
- the LOC119405959 gene encoding guanine nucleotide-binding protein subunit gamma-1 — protein MSNLQQQRKIVEQLRREAGLKRMEVSAAVEDLKKYIQDHESDDYLLVGFHSQKANPFREKSSCSVL, from the exons ATGTCCAACCTGCAGCAGCAGCGAAAGATTGTGGAGCAGTTGCGCAGAGAGGCTGGCCTCAAGCGCATGGAGGTGTCTGCGGCCGTTGAAGACCTCAAG AAATACATCCAGGACCACGAGAGCGACGACTACCTGCTTGTGGGCTTCCACTCACAGAAGGCAAACCCATTCCGGGAGAAGAGCTCCTGCAGCGTGCTCTAG